The genomic DNA agaaaagaaatgggaAAGGttaaagaaagaaaatgatgtatatttattttatttgggtAAATAAATTTAGTAAATGAAGATAAAGCAAATGAATGTTTACAACATTTGTTTGATTAATCTGTGaaaaaaaatgattataataGTTTTTTAAGTATATGGTTTTATCTTTTTAGAGTACaataatatatcatttttataaaatatattgggTAAAAAATTAATAGAATAAAATGTAAGTTCGTATCTTAAGAAAAATATTGTTTTCCTTTTCTTAATTTTACctcaaaattgaaataaataaaaactagaTAATTCAAAGGAATTCTTTTTACTTTGCTAAAGAAATCCAAAGAAGGGATATtgctaaaattattttattaaattcacaCTCTTTATACCCATTAAAATAAAGACatacaaccttttttttttaatttgtagttttcaaaactaaatttcaaacttaaaaaaatacatattatatgAAAATAGGAAGAATTGTAGCAGTGGTAATATTGCTACCGTCTGCATATTGATACCATGAGCGTCAAGTTTATGGAcctttatatgtattttataaaacAAGCATTTGATGTTGGTAATAAATACATATGTTATATACAGATATGCAACATTTGCTTGTATAATTTCAAAAGTTATAGTTATTTTTGGTCATAAATTATATGTAACACCCAACATTTGATGTCAGGATAAGCCCCCCCTCCTCCCCAAAGTtttcaattattaaataaataaaataaatgttaaaaatttagAGTTTGTTCCACATCATAGGTAAtagaagattttttttttctacttATATATAGCCGTCCTATCACATGCTAACAGcaattaaaaaaagaagaagaagaagaagaagagagagaAAATGGTTTCTATTGAGTTATCACCGGAGTTGATTCCCGGTTTACCTGAGGAAATTGGACTCGATTGTTTGATTCGGTTTCATTATTCTACTTACAGAGTCGCAGCTCGAGTCTGCCGACGATGGCAACAGCATCTCCAAAGCAGGGAGTTGCACTATCTCAGAAAGCAAGCCGGATATACCCGTAAAGCGGCTTGCATAGTTCAATTACTCAATAACACCTCCGACTCTGCTGGGTCAAAGCCGGTTGGTCCACCCACATACGGCCTTACAGTTTTTGATCCTGTGAGTGGAATCTGGGATAGAATTGACCCGGTTCCCAAGTACCCTTATGGTCTTCCTTTGTTTTGCCAGATAGCAAGCTCTGAAGGAAAGCTAGTGGTGATGGGTGGATGGGACCCCTCAAGTTATGACCCAGTGCGGGATGTCCTCATATACGACTTCACAACTCAGCGGTGGAGACAAGGGAAGCAGATGCCGGAAACTCGATCGTTCTTTGCGCCTGGGGGGTTTGAAGGGCGCATTATTGTGGCGGGTGGTCATGACGAGAACAAGAACGCTTTAAGTACAGCGTGGGAATACGACGTGAACAGGGATGAATGGACCGAGTTGGCTCGGATGAGTCAGGAGCGAGATGAGTGTCAAGGGATGGTGATTGGGTCGGAATTCTGGGTGGTGAGCGGATATAGAACGGATAATCAAGGAGAATTCGAGGGGAGCGCGGAGTTGATGGATTTGAGGACGGGCGAATGGAGACGAATTGAGGAAGCTTGGAAGGAGAGCCAGTGTCCTAGATCTTGCGTGGGTGTTGGGAAAGAGCAGAAACTCTTCTACTGGGGCGACTGTGACTCGGCGATACGAGTGGGAGCATGTGCTGTACCTTTGGGAGAACGGACACTTGTGTGTGGATCAGCTTACCAAGGTGGTCCACAGGGGTTCTTTTTGGTCGAAGGACACGGTGAAAGATTTAAGAGAATCGATGTTCCACCCCAGTTTTCTGGGTTTGTACAATCTGGTTGTTCCCTGGATATCTAATTCCTTTTGTAATGAAGTTGGACGGCTGAGCTGATGGCCGCTTTATGATGAAGTAAATCTAAGATCAGGAAGGATAATATTTGTTTCTTACCTTCAATGCAGCTACGGATGTTGTGTATCATCATTAAAATCTAGCAGCAACAAGATATTTGCATATGCATATGTTTATGGGTGTGTACAAGATTTCGTAATATAACGTGGACATTAGCAATACCTTGTATGTTTTCTTCTTTCAGTCTTTGCTTCTGTAAACCAGAAGATCAATGGATCTCAACAAATAACGAAATCCCACTTCATAGACGCTATGAAAAGGAACTGTCAGTATATTTATAAATAACATATTAAACAAGAAAAAATATGGTACCAACACAACTCAGATTTGCTAGTTCTACCTAATATCCAGTCTCTTTAGCCCTTACGCAACAATATTCACAAGAGCTTGAACGTGGCAACCAAATCTATGACAGAGAACAATAAGAAGATCAACTGTGATGCTGtacaacatattcatcaaatccaGGGAGGAATCCTGCCACAAAATAAGCATCTGCTTACCCATGCATGAAATAAGGATGAATGAAACATGTTCAAAATATTTAAGGATATAAAATCATTTTTGACATAGAATATTAAGACCggtatgtatgtttaaaattattattacccaCAACCAGCACTAGGAACTAAACAACCAACTTTGTTCTGAGTTATATAAGAAGCAAGGCTAAACTAATCATCCAGGCAACTACATAGAAACATATCTCCTGAGAAAGACACATATTAATCCATCCACTACCAAATTAGTCACCTAGAATAGTCCAGACTTTGACTCCTGCTCCTACTATAGGGCGACCTTGAGTAGGATCACCCTCTACATCTCCCATCTCTGGGTGAAATTGACCTAAAAATATCAGAAGGCAGCATTAATATAACCATTCACAATCCATAAATGATTAAAACAACAACAGTGAACAGCTTACCTTGAGTAATGCCTTTTCCTAGAAGGACAATAATAATCTGGACTGCAGAAGAAACTTCAGTTACATCACGGTTATCGAGAATAATGAAGCGGGGAGTGCCTATCTGTCCGACTCCTGTCGTTAATATCATGCACATATACATTTATAATCAGAATTAACATTTTCCAATTAACAACTTTATAATCAGAAATCCTTGACAAATAGAAATCTCGTCTTCCTAAATCCTTCTATGCATTACAACACAGGAACATCAAC from Gossypium arboreum isolate Shixiya-1 chromosome 9, ASM2569848v2, whole genome shotgun sequence includes the following:
- the LOC108457460 gene encoding F-box/kelch-repeat protein At1g15670-like, whose amino-acid sequence is MVSIELSPELIPGLPEEIGLDCLIRFHYSTYRVAARVCRRWQQHLQSRELHYLRKQAGYTRKAACIVQLLNNTSDSAGSKPVGPPTYGLTVFDPVSGIWDRIDPVPKYPYGLPLFCQIASSEGKLVVMGGWDPSSYDPVRDVLIYDFTTQRWRQGKQMPETRSFFAPGGFEGRIIVAGGHDENKNALSTAWEYDVNRDEWTELARMSQERDECQGMVIGSEFWVVSGYRTDNQGEFEGSAELMDLRTGEWRRIEEAWKESQCPRSCVGVGKEQKLFYWGDCDSAIRVGACAVPLGERTLVCGSAYQGGPQGFFLVEGHGERFKRIDVPPQFSGFVQSGCSLDI